The segment CAGGGGGCACAGGTAGGAGGATCCGGGCCGGTAGTCCGCGCACACCTTCGGGCGGGTCTCATAGATGCCGCAGGCGCACAACTCTCCCCCGAGCGCGAGGAACGGGCAATGGCGGATATACCTCCCGGTCCTGGTGGAGATGAAATGATCGCCAACCCACACTGCGCTCTCAGACTCGCGCATGCCCAGGATGTCGTCCCGCCCTTCCCGCCTCCAGCGCCCGATATCCTCATCGCTGGCGCAGGCGAACATGTCGGCGAGACAGCATCTTCCGCAGCGCATGCATTCCACATCCGCGCCGTCGTGCCGTTTCATTCTTTACAAATACGCGTCAATCCCGTATCGTCTACCATATTCCATCCACCGGGAGCCGTGTCAAAATGAAAACCGCGATCCTGATTATTTTTGCGTTCGTCCCGCTCCTGTACCCGGCGTACGGTCAGGCGGTCGAGGCCGAACTGAGCGTTCGTGTCGAGCAGGAGGTGCTCCCGGCACGCGCGGGCGGCACGGCGTTCGCGGTCGTCGATATACAAATTCCACCGGGCAAGCACATTTACGGAAATCCCAAGGGACCGGGCACCGGAAAACCCACGACCGTCACCCTGGACCAGTCGCCCGGCATCTCGCTGGCAGGGGCGCGATTTCTTCCCCCGGAAAAATATACCGCCGAGGGCGAAAAGAATTTTGTCTGGATCTACACCGGGCACACCCGGGTTCTCGTGCCCCTGGAGATCGAAGGGAATGTAATCCCCGGGGATCGCCCGGTGCGGCTCATGCTCAACACGCTCCTGTGCGACGAAAAATCATGCATGCCCCGGACCGCGGAACTGGCGCTTACGGTGCGCGTGCTTCCCGCGGGCTCTTTGATACCCGAATACCCCAAGGCAGAGATCGCGAAATTCAGCGTCATCCCGGGAAACCCCGCCGCATCTGCACACACCCGTAGCGCGGATAAAGTATCTGCGGGCATAAAATTCACCGCGCGCTACATATCATCTGGAAGCATCTCCGGGCTGCTGCAGGCAATCTTGTTCGCGCTCCTGGCGGGTTTCCTGCTCAACTTCATGCCCTGCGTGCTGCCGGTGGTAAGCCTCAAGGTCATGAGCCTCGTACGGCATTCCGGCGAGGAGCGAAAGGTCCTTGTGCGCCTCGGTCTTTTGTTCAGCCTGGGAATATTGACGATCTTCTTTCTGCTCGCGCTGCTCGCGCTGGTTCTCGGCTACAACTGGGGCGAGCTCTTCCAGAAGCGCTGGTTTCTCATCTCGATGATCGCGCTCGTGTTTGCCCTTGCGCTCTCGATGTTCGGGCTCTTCAGCCTCAACATCCCCCGGTTCGCGTCCCGGCTGTCGCAGGAACGCGCGAACCCCTATCTCGACTCTTACATCAAGGGCCTGCTCGCGACACTGCTCGCGACCCCCTGCAGCGGGCCGTTTCTGGGCGGGACCCTGGCCTGGTCGTTCACGCAGCCGCCGGCGATCCTGTTCGCAATATTCATAAGCGTCGGTGCGGGAATGGCGATGCCGTATCTCGTCCTCACCGCCTTTCCGCGCCTCACCCGGTTCATCCCGCGACCGGGAAACTGGACCGTCGATTTCGAGCGCATTATGGCGTTCCTCCTGATAGCGACGGACATCTACCTGATTAATATTTTAACAAACGACATGGTCGTGCCCACCCTTTCGTTTCTCGGTTTCGTTTCGCTCGGCCTGTGGATATACGGCAGGTTCGGCGCGATCACTGAAACGACCGTTCGCAGGATCGCCGCATTTATCGGCCTTGTACTCATTGTCCTGGGGGGCTGCCTGTTCTCCTTCAATGTCGTCCATAGAGGAGATGATGCAGGGGTGACCATTCAATCCAGGGCATTTTCCCTCGAGGAGCTGCAGAAGAACCGCGATCGCGGCAGAATCTCGGTGGTGAAATTCACGGCTGACTGGTGTCCCAATTGCACGCTCGTCGAGAAGACTTCACTGTATACCCGGAAAGTCATCGACGCCCTTGAAGCCCGGGGCGCAGACCTCATGGTGGCCGATATTACCCGCGAGCACAAGGAAGCCCAGGGCCTGCTATCGGAACTGGGCAGCCGTTCCATTCCTTTTCTCGCCGTGTTTCCGGCCGGGGAGGAGTTTGATAAGCCCTATTGCCTGCGGGACATCTATTCCGAGGATGACGTGCTCGCGGCCCTCGATGCCGCCGCGCGCACGGGGAAATAGGCGTCTCCTTTCCCCGTGCGTTTCCTCATGTAATCACGGGATTGACGTTTACATTAAACGGATTCATGCGCACGGCGAGCGAGAAGAGGTACGGGTAGCTTTTCTGTAAATGCTTCATGTACACCAGCCACTCTTTCAGGAGCAGGCGGAAGGCCCTCGTGATATCGCCCTTCAGGTGATCGATGTCGTTTTGGGGCAGGACCGCGAGGGAATCCCGGTGCATAAGCTCATCCGAAAGATGGCATACCGCCCAGAGAAGGTCAGTGAAGGTGTCGTGCTCCAGGAGATTCGGGTTCTCCAGAAGCCTCAGCACCATTTCCCGTTTCGTCTTTAAAAAATCACGCATTCCCTGCAGGGAGCCTCCATCGACGATCAGCTCGTATCTGCGCCTGTCGATGCCGCCTGCAGCGCGCACAAACATTGCCGCGTCCCATTCGCCGGAAACGCATAAATCGGCGCGCAGCGCACCCGCGTCGGCGCTGGCATCCACGATGAGCGCGATGAGCTCACGGCCCATTTCATTGAAGAACACCCCGACTACCATGTTCATCTTGTGTAAAAGGGCCTCCTTCTCCTTCCTTTGAAGGAGCCGATCGATGATGAGCATCACCAGGAGCGCCTGGATGGGGACGAAGGCAAGGTCCTGCATCATGTAAAAGAAGGTGTCCTCCGGCCTGCCAAAGATAACATGCTGGGCGAGGTAGGTGAGCGACGACGCAATCACGAGCGACAGGCTCAGGAAAATATACCATCGTTTTTCTTTCATCGTGTACATCCGCACTCACCTGGATTTCGAATTCGGGACCAGAGCCAGTCATTCCCCGCCGGGGGAGCCGAGTCAACAAAATTAAGTTGACAATATTTTTCGCTATCAAGTAATGGATTTTTGAACAATAAGCCGTTTTTAGTATAGATGTCATCCGTTTACCATCATGTTTTCGCTCAACATTACACGGAGGAATCCCTATGAATTTTGCCGGGTTGTATGATATGCCGGCCACCGACATCGCGCGGCAGATGTACTTTAACGTCGGCGGTTCGCATGGCTTCATGCGTTGGGGCATTTATATTTTTATGTTCGCCGCGTTCATCTACCTGGGTATTACCCTGTACCGGCGCATCAGCGTATGGCGCAAGGGCAAAGGAGAGCTTCGCACCGATTTCCCCGAAAAGCGCCTCTGGGCCTTCATGAAGTACGTCCTTCTCCAGGCCAAGATCCTGCGCGAATCGTACGCCGGGATATTCCACATAAGTCTCTTCTGGGGCTTTATCGGCCTTTTTATTGTCACCATGATCATCGTGGTACAGGAAGATTTCACCGAGCTTTTCTTCCACACCGCCTTCATCTACGGTAATTTCTACCTCATATGGTCTCTCTGCGGCGATCTCTTCGGAGGCGTGGTCTTCCTGGGCCTCCTGATGGCGATATACCGCCGCTACAAGGTCAAGCCAAGCCGGCTGGACACGAGGCCCATCGACACCTTCGCACTTTCACTGATCACGTTCATCATTGTGACCGGTTTTCTCAACGAATCGCTCCGCATCGCCATCACCGGATATCCCAAGTTCGAAATCTGGTCGCCATTCGGATACGCACTCGCCCACCTGTTCGTCTGGGCCGACGAATCCTGGCTCCGCGTGGTCCACTACATAAACTGGTGGCTGCACATGATTTCCGCGTTCTCCTTCATAGGGCTCGTCGCGACCGATAAGATCGGCCACGTGGCGATCACCATGCTGAACGTCTATTTCCAGAATCTGGACAACGAAGACAAGGGTACCAAGTACTCGATGAAAGTCATCCCCCCGGCCGAATTCGAAACCGCCGAGAGTTTCGGCGTGGGTTCCGTCGAGCACTTCACCTGGAAACAGCTCATGGACGGCGACGCGTGCACCCGCTGCGGACGCTGCCAGGACAACTGCCCGGCCTATCTTACCGAGAAGCCGCTTTCTCCAAAGAAAATCGTCAACGACGTGAAATCGGCAATGGACGAGCGGATTCCCCTGCTTGCGGAGGCCGCGAAGACCGGCGCCGATACCGCAACCCTCGCGACCAACCCGCTCATCGACGGGTGGGTCAAGCAGGACGAGATATGGTCATGCACCAACTGCGCCGCGTGCGTGGAAAACTGCCCCGTCCAGATCGAGCACATCAATAAGATCAACGACATGCGCCGCTACAAGGTGCTCATGGAAGGAGACATGGCCGGGGAGCTCCAGACCTCGCTCCAGAACATGGAAAACAATTCCAATCCGTTCGGCTTCGGCTTCGCCGCCCGCGCGGACTGGGTCCCTGCTGACCTGGGGATAAAGCCCCTGTCCGAGGACCCCGAAGTGGATTTCCTTTATTACGTCGGGTGCTACGGATCGTTCGACAAGCGCAATCAGAAGATAGCCATTACCCTGGTCAAGATACTTCAAAAGGCGGGTTACAAGGTTGGTATCCTCGGCGCGGAAGAAGCGTGCTGCGGCGATGCGGCGATGCGCGCGGGGAACGAATATTTATTCCACGCCCTCGCGACCCAGAACCTCGAGGCCTTCAAGACGTACGGGGTCAAGAAGATCGTCACCACGTGCCCGCACGGCTACAATGTCATCAAGAAGGAATACAAGAAATTCGCTAAGGTCGGGCTCGATTCCAGCGGCCAGCCCCTCGAGGCGAACTACGAGGTCTTCCACCATGTCGAGCTTATCAACGACCTCATTAAAAAGGGAAAGATCAAGCTGGTGGAATCCCTGAACGAAAAGATCACGTATCACGATTCGTGTTTTCTTGGAAGGTACAACGAGATTTACGACGAGCCCCGGAACATCCTGAAAGCGCTTCCCGGAGCGCAGTACGTCGAGATGAGCAGGACTCACCATCGCAGCTTCTGCTGCGGCGCGGGCGGGGCGCGCATGTTCATCGAGGAGCACCTGGGGACCCGCATCAACCAGTTCAGGACCAAGGACGCCCACTCGAGCGGCGCGACCAAGATCGGAACCGCGTGCCCGTTCTGTCTCACCATGCTTTCGGACGGCGCGAACGAGCTGGATATCCAGAACCTCCAGACGCTCGATATCGCCGAATACGTCTACAACTCGATGGAGAAGTAGTAATCCCCGCGATTTTGTTGAAAAAGGGCTGTCCGGAAGGACGGCCCTTTTTTTGCGCCTACTGTATCGTCTTCTCCAGCCTGTCGAGCATGCCCTCCACCATCTCCTCATCTTTTTCCAGGGCAACCCTGAAATCCCGGTGATGGGTATGGCGGATTTCAACAAGTGTCTCGCTGATGTAGCGATGCAGCAAGGCGACAAGCAACTCTTTCTCCTGAGGATTAAGGTCGAAATTCATAGTGCACCTCCTGTCTTCTTTATAGTGCAACCATGAAGGGCGGGGATGAAGTCCCGCCTCTCCTGCAACAAATATACGAACCGGGACAATATTTTTCAATTGCCTGTTCGCGATATATGCGGGCAAATTAGCAGGTAGGAATAATCTCCTTGCTGGAGGGACATAATCATGTTCGAGGCGCTCATGCTCTTATTTTTCGGGAGTTCCTGGCCCGCGTCCATTTACAAATCCTATTCCCGGAAAAATGTGTCCGGGAAATCGTTGCTTTTTCTTTGGCTTGTATTGATCGGGTACGTCTGCGGAACGCTGAACAAGGTCATTAATGGGCGCGACTGGGTTATGCTGTTTTATATTATAAACGGATGTATGGTCCTCGTCGATCTCGTACTTTATTATCGCTACA is part of the Spirochaetota bacterium genome and harbors:
- a CDS encoding YkgJ family cysteine cluster protein, producing the protein MKRHDGADVECMRCGRCCLADMFACASDEDIGRWRREGRDDILGMRESESAVWVGDHFISTRTGRYIRHCPFLALGGELCACGIYETRPKVCADYRPGSSYLCPLYKK
- a CDS encoding 4Fe-4S dicluster domain-containing protein produces the protein MNFAGLYDMPATDIARQMYFNVGGSHGFMRWGIYIFMFAAFIYLGITLYRRISVWRKGKGELRTDFPEKRLWAFMKYVLLQAKILRESYAGIFHISLFWGFIGLFIVTMIIVVQEDFTELFFHTAFIYGNFYLIWSLCGDLFGGVVFLGLLMAIYRRYKVKPSRLDTRPIDTFALSLITFIIVTGFLNESLRIAITGYPKFEIWSPFGYALAHLFVWADESWLRVVHYINWWLHMISAFSFIGLVATDKIGHVAITMLNVYFQNLDNEDKGTKYSMKVIPPAEFETAESFGVGSVEHFTWKQLMDGDACTRCGRCQDNCPAYLTEKPLSPKKIVNDVKSAMDERIPLLAEAAKTGADTATLATNPLIDGWVKQDEIWSCTNCAACVENCPVQIEHINKINDMRRYKVLMEGDMAGELQTSLQNMENNSNPFGFGFAARADWVPADLGIKPLSEDPEVDFLYYVGCYGSFDKRNQKIAITLVKILQKAGYKVGILGAEEACCGDAAMRAGNEYLFHALATQNLEAFKTYGVKKIVTTCPHGYNVIKKEYKKFAKVGLDSSGQPLEANYEVFHHVELINDLIKKGKIKLVESLNEKITYHDSCFLGRYNEIYDEPRNILKALPGAQYVEMSRTHHRSFCCGAGGARMFIEEHLGTRINQFRTKDAHSSGATKIGTACPFCLTMLSDGANELDIQNLQTLDIAEYVYNSMEK